GAACCGGCCCGACTCGCGCACCGCGGCGACCGCGCGGGAGGCGCCCGGGGCGAAGAACGCCACCAGCGGCGGGTCCAGCGAGACCGGGGTGACCGGGTGGCCCGCCGAGCCGGCCGGCCCGGCGGCGGCCGCGGCGGTCACCACCGTCACGCACGAGGGCAGGCCATCCAGCACCCGCCCCGGCCCGGCCCGCACGCCATCGTCCACTTCGGACGGCTCCAGCAGTTGCACGCCGCTCACCCCCGCACGATGCCGGCCGACCCCTGCGGGGTCTGCTGCCCGGCGGTGGGTGCGGGCGCAGCCGGCCGGCGCTTGCGGACCTGGTAGGCGGCGAGGATCAGCACCAGGGTGACCGCGCTGAGCCAGAACTGCGACCGGGTGGACGGCAGGAACGCCATGGCCAGGATGACCGCCACCATCAACGCGATCGTCGCGTAGCTCAGCCACGGGAACAACCACATCTTCAGGCCGAGCGCCCCCGGGTCGGTGTTCTGCAGCCGCTTGCGCAGCCGCACCTGCGCCACCGCGATGGACAGGTAGACGAACAACGCGACCGCGCCGTAGGAGTTCACCAGGAACTGGAAGATCAGGTCCGGCGAGGTGTAGGCGGCGATGACCGACACGTAACCGACCGCGGTCCCGGCGATGATCGCCCGGCGGGGCACCCCGCTGCGGGACAGCTTGGTGAACACCTTCGGCGCGTCGCCGTTGCGGGTCAGCGCGAACAACATCCGGGACGAGGTGTACAGCGCGGAGTTGAGGCAGGACAGCACCGCGGTCAGCACGATCGCGTTCATGATCGTCGCCACCGCCGGGATACCGAGCACGTCCAGCACCGCCGCGTACGGGCTGACCGCGGTGTCCGGTGAGTTCCACGCCTTGACGGCGACCACGACGAACACCGAACCGACGTAGAAGAGCACCACGCGGAACACGATCGACCGCATCGCCTTGGCGATCGCGCGCCGCGGTTCGCTGGACTCCGCCGCCGCGATGGTGACGATCTCCGCCCCGGTGTAGAACCCGACGCACGGCACGACCGCCGCCAGTACCGCGCCGATGCCCATCGGCGCGAACCCGCCCTGCGACACCAGGTTGCCGACCCCGCCGTGCGAACCCGGCCAGATCCCGAACAGGTACAGGGCGCCCAGCACGAGGAACACCACGATCGCGATGACCTTGATCGAGGAGAACCAGTACTCGAACTCGCCGTAGGACCGCGCCGACACCAGGTTCGTCGCGGTGAGCAGCAGGAGCAGCCCGAGGCTGAGCACCCACAGCGGCACGCCCGGCAGCCACAGGCGCAGGATCCGCCCGCCGGCCACCGCCTCCACGGCCACCACGATCACGAAGAAGTACCAGTACATCCAGCCCACCGCGAACCCGGCGCGGTTGCCCAGCGCCTCCCGGGCGTAGACGTAGAACGAGCCGAGCGCGGGCCGCGCCACGGTCATCTCGGCCAGCATCCGCATGATCAGCACGGTGATCAGGCCCGCGATCAGGAACGAGATCACCGCAGCCGGCCCGGCCGACTGGATCACCACCCCGCTTCCGACGAACAGGCCGG
The sequence above is a segment of the Amycolatopsis viridis genome. Coding sequences within it:
- a CDS encoding amino acid permease, encoding MNLIALGGVIGAGLFVGSGVVIQSAGPAAVISFLIAGLITVLIMRMLAEMTVARPALGSFYVYAREALGNRAGFAVGWMYWYFFVIVVAVEAVAGGRILRLWLPGVPLWVLSLGLLLLLTATNLVSARSYGEFEYWFSSIKVIAIVVFLVLGALYLFGIWPGSHGGVGNLVSQGGFAPMGIGAVLAAVVPCVGFYTGAEIVTIAAAESSEPRRAIAKAMRSIVFRVVLFYVGSVFVVVAVKAWNSPDTAVSPYAAVLDVLGIPAVATIMNAIVLTAVLSCLNSALYTSSRMLFALTRNGDAPKVFTKLSRSGVPRRAIIAGTAVGYVSVIAAYTSPDLIFQFLVNSYGAVALFVYLSIAVAQVRLRKRLQNTDPGALGLKMWLFPWLSYATIALMVAVILAMAFLPSTRSQFWLSAVTLVLILAAYQVRKRRPAAPAPTAGQQTPQGSAGIVRG